The bacterium genome includes the window CGCGATCCACCGGGCGCTGTTGCCGTGCACTAAGGTCCGCAAGGTCCGCCGGCAAGGTAAGGTCGTTTGGGTTCCGGTTCTGTAATGGGGAGGTTGCGAACATGACACGGGAAGCGGAAGACCAACTGTTTGTAGTTTTGCTGGCATTTCTTGTTGTCAAGGCAGCATGGCCCGGCATTGTGTGGGGCGCAGAGCAAGGCGCGGCGGTTGTTGGTGCGCTGTGCTCATGTCCGCACGCGTGGTTGATAGGTGGAGTTGCTTGGCTCATTTGGCGCAATCGTGCATAGCAGTAAAACGGGGCGGTCGACGTTGCAGCGCCGCCGCCCCCCAAAAGGAAAGAATCACAAATGTACTACGTCAAGTATCGGTCGCGGTTCACAGGCGAACCTTGCGTCATGATTGTAACCCGCACGAGCACAAACCGGAAGACGGGCAACATGGTGCAAGTATGGTTTCTCAAGTTGCGCCATGCGCCGCACAAGGTCGTCAAGTGTAAGCGGGATAAGGCGATCTGCGGCAATTGCCCGCTACGGGGTGGTTGCGGTTGTTACGTTATTGTGTTCAAGGGTCCGTTGTCAATCTGGAATGCGTTGCGCCGCGGGAGTTATCGGGCGCTGTGGAATCATGCGGCCGAGGCCCGGCGGTTGTTGGGCGGACGCAAGATTCGATTGGGCGCGTACGGTGACCCAGCGTCGGCGCCGGTGGGCGTGATTCGGCGGTTGTTTGCGATCGTCCAACCCACGGGGTGGACGGGTTACACGCACAGCTGGGAGCGGGCGCCGTGGTTGCGGCCGTATTGCATGGCCAGTGTCGAGACGGCATGGGGCGCGCTGCGGGCATGGGCGAAGGGGTGGCGCACGTTTCGGATCCGGCAGCCCGAGGACGTGCAAATGGCGGCGGCAGAGATGCCGTGCATAAATGAGTCGCACGGCAGGCAGTGCATACAGTGCGGATTGTGCAATGGTAGCAGGGACGGCGTCAAGTCGATTGTGATAACGGCGCACGGTGCGCGCAAGAGTCTGGTAGTTACCCAGTAACAAAGGAGGTTTCCCGTGGCCAAGATCAGCGTTAGAGGTTGCTTTGAGCTCCGCCGGTGGAAGGGTCGCGAGGGGCGTGTGATCCTCGTGCGCAGCGACGGCAAGGTGCTGATTAAGTACAACCGCAGCGGGTACTCGATCCTGGAGGCGCGGTCGCGGGAGCTCGCCAAGACTCCGGCGGAATGGCGCAAGCTGGCGAAGGTAGAGCAGCAGCGGCGGCTGGCCGTGCTCGACACGTTATTGCAGGAGCGGTGCGGGTACCGGCCGGTGGAGTGTGTTGTGACGCTCGGCTCGAGCGTGCAGCAGAACAGCGCCGGGTGGGAGCGGTACTGGGCGCGCAAGAAGCAGGAGGACCGGGAAGCGCTGGAGCGTTACCAGCGCGAGCAGGCGGCGAAGGAAGCGAACACGCTGAGGGAGATCTAACATGACGAGCAAGCAGGTATTCGCGGCGCTGTGGGATCTGACGAGGCACAAGAGCAGCGAGGCGGCGTGGTGTCAAGCGTTCGAGCGGGCGCTGGACGCGGGCGCGGTGCCGTTCCAGCGCGGGAATGCGCAGGGGGTGTTTGTGCCCTGTGATCCGAAAGGGTTCCAGCTGTACTTTGGGAGGCCCGTGATTGTATGGTGAAGATCGGTCGGGCTAAGTCCAAGCGGGTAATGCTCTTGTGTGCCATGTGCGGGTACGTGTGGCTGTCCAAGGCAAAGTGTTGGTGGCGGGCGCGGTGCCCTCGGTGTCTCCGGAACAGCGACTGACAGGAGGTTGTATGCGCTATACCAAGTTCGCGTGGAAGGTTGTGTACGTGTATCGCGATGACATGCAATGGCCACGGCAGATGCGGTACTTTTCCGCGTGCTGCGCCCCGTGGGCTACAGAGTACGCTCCGGGCAAGATCACGCGGCGGAACCAGCGTTGCGGCCCGTTGTGTCTGTTCGCGACGAAGGGGGCGGCCGAGGTCTTCTGCGCCTCGCGGGTCGGTGGCTACTGCATCTTCCGCGTTGCCTATCGCTCCTCGCGTGCGACGTCCATCTGGAGCCCTGACGGGTCGCGGCGTGTGCGTGTCCGTGGTGATCAGTTGCCGCCAGGTACGGTGTTGGCGGACGAGGTCTATGTGCTGCCCAAGCAGGGCGTGTAGGAGGTTGTCATGACTGCGGAAACACAGGTTTTTCGGGTGTGGACGGGGCCGTGCAGTGTGCAGCACTTCGCGGACAAGCTGGCGGGGGCGGTCAGGTCCAGCGCGCGCTGATGCGGGCCGCGATCAGGCGGGCGATGCGCAAGGTCAAGGAACTACGGGAGGACTAACATGCTGACGTTCACACAGACGGAGTGCAAGGCGCTGAAGAAGGCGGCGGCAGGGCGGGAGGGGTGGCTGTCCGCACGTTACCACTACCCGCTGACCCAGCAGGTGCTGGATCTGCGCTCGATGCGGGCGGCGTGGTCATGGCGGTTGTGCAGCATCCCGGCATTCTGTCGCGTGGACCACAGCTGCGCCGTGCGGTGGGCCGCGTTCGTCGTCCGCTACGTCCGCACCGGGTGCCGGGCGGGCCTGACGGGCCTGACGGGCAGCACGATGCGCATCGTGCGGCTGAAGTGGATGCGGCAGCGGTGCTCGCGGCTGGGGATCAGGTTGTCTTACGTTCGCGAAGAGCAGAAGAGGTGGTCATGAAAGACTGGTTGGCGCTGGATTGTGAATGTGTGGCATGGGAGGGCTCGCGGTTCGTGACCGTGCCCGAGTTTGTCGCCGGCGGGCTGGTGACGTCGGTAGCCCCGGACGAGGTCATGCTGTTCCGGGACAAGGAGGCCATGCGCGCCGTCGTGCTGCGGGCCGCGCGCGAGGGCGTTGAGATCGTCGGGCACAACCTGGCGTTCGACCTGCTCGTCCTGGGGCTGGTGCCGGAGCTCGACTGGCACGTGTACGATACCATGATCGCGGACCTGCTGCATCGGCTGAGCAGGGACGACTGCGAGGACGACCATGGTCCGCCCCGACAGCGGGGGCTGGCCACGTTGTTCGGCCGGGAGTTGGCTGGCAAGGGCGACACGCAGTTGCGGTTTGGAGAGTACCGATACGCGCCCCTGCCCGCCGAGTACGAGAGCTACCTGCGGGAGGACGTGCTCGCGACCCGGTGGGTGTACCTGGACCAGCAGCGCTGGGGTGGCGTGCCGGGCGGGACGAGTGAGATGCTGCGCCAGGTGCGCGCGTCCCTGGCGCTGACGCGGATCAGCATGACCGGGCTGCCGGTGGACCAGATCGAGCTGGCCCGGCAGCAGGAGGTCTTCGGGCAGGAGCTCAAGCGGCTACAGAAGGAGCTCCTGGGGCACGGGCTGTACCGGCCGGAGAGCCGGGGGCCAAGGGGTGGGCTGAAGAAGGAGGGCTTCGAGGCCAAGAAGTTCCGCCGGTACATGACGGATCTGGCTGCGGCGCGCGGGCTGGTGCTCGAACAGACGGACAAGGGGCTGGTGGCCATCGGCGAGGACGCACTGGCGCCGTATCGGGATGACCCGGTCGTGTCCACCTGGCTCGCGGCCCTGGACACGCAGAAGATCATCGGTACGTTCCTGAACGCGTGGCAGGACGTGGAGCGCGTGCACTGTCGGTACAACCTGCTCATGCGCACCGGGCGAACCAGCTGCTCCGATCCCAACTTGCAGCAGGTGCCCAGCCGGGGCGTGCGGGGCGGGGTCAAGGCCGTGTTCGTGGCGCCCCCGGGCCGCGTGTTCTACGAGCTGGATTACGCCCAGCTGGAGCTCTGCTGCCTGGCGCAGCTGACGCAGGGGCGGATGCTCGAGCTCATCAATGCGGGGAAGGACCTGCACCGGGAGCTCGGGGCGGTGTACTTCCGGAAGCCGGCGGCGGACGTGACGAAGGAGGAACGGCAGCTCATGAAGGCGGCCAACTTCGGGCTGCCTGGCGGGATGGGCGCGAAGAAGTTTCGCTCGTTCATCAAGTCCAACGGGCTGCCGGACCCGGGCGAGACGCGGACCCGGGACCTGATCAACGCCTGGCTCGAGGCCTACCCGGAGATGGAGCAGTGGCTGGCCGAGGGCAGGGGCGTCAATGACCGGCGCGTGTGCCGGGTCTGGTCTGGGCGTGACGGGGAGTCGGAGGCGTTCACGCGTGCGTGCTGGGAGGTCGCACTGAGTCGGATCGGCGCTCGTAGTGTGCCGTCGCACATCTATTCATCCATTGTAAAGGGGCACGGCAGCCCGGAGGTCGAGGCCTGGGTCATGGGCCGTGACGTCGTCGTGACCGGCGGCCGGCGAAGATATCCAGTTAGCTACACAGAACAGCGCAACACGCGGTTCCAGGGGCTGGCGGCCGACCTGGCGAAGGACGCGCTGGCCAGGATTGTCCTGGAAGGAAGTGAGGTGGCAACGGTTCATGCGTTCGTCCATGACAGCGTACTCATCTCAGTTCCCGACGACGATTCCCGGGAGCAGCGGGCGGGGTGCATCGCCGACTCCATGCTCCTCGCCGAGCGGCGCTGGCTGCCCAGCTGCCGGGCCGGCGTTGAGATCAGCGGGCCGGGCCGGTCGTGGCTGGATGCGAAGAACGGGCCGAAGCAGATGAAAAATCAGGAGGTGAACCGAAATTAATCGGTGCATCGAAACCATACACAAAGTCATAAGTCCCGAGCAGACAAAGCGATAGAACGAAGGGTGTGTGACCAAATGTACTGGAGTATGAGGGGCGCTTTTTCTGACGAGGGTAATCATGATTGTCAAGTTCTCCAAGAGCGGGCGAGAGAAACGTATCGGTGGCGGGCAGTTCTTTGGTTTGAACGTGCGGGACGACTTGAATGCGGCGCGGCAGGAGGCACGCAACCGTCTGGCGAGCCGCATTTTTGAGCTCGCGGATCTGCATCTCGACGCGGATGATGCAGATTGGCTCCGGCGCTGGGCGCACGCAGAGAATGGCCGAGCATGGGCGCGCGCGCGTGGGCAACATCCACTTTTTGCAAACCATGATGGGGAAAGACTGGTCCGCATCGTGGCTGAGCTGCGTCCGCTGATCGACGACGATGTTGAGTGTCAGATGAATCTGGGGTCTGAAGTCACGGGAATTGATGTCTATTAAACGAGGGGTACAACATGAACAGCTGGGAAAAATTAAGTGACTTCGAGGAGTGCGGTGACCAGGCGGACCGCGAGACGGAGCGGGACGACTACGAGGAGACGGCCGAAGACGAGGAGCGGGAGGAGCGCATCGCCGAGATTTTAGACTTGCTCGAAGCCTTCTTCGACTCTTCGTTCGGACCTCTGTTTGATGAGGTTGACGACTGGCTCGGTGGCGATACCGACCCGGAGCCGGAGAAACTGGACATGTTGCTCAAGGCAACGGAGAACGAGACGGTGCATGACCTTGTGGCTGAATTGAAGGAGTACTTCGCGTGACGCACGAGGAAAAGAAAGCCAAGCAGAGAGAGTACAGCCGGGCCTACCGCGCGGCACACCGCGAGGAGGTACTGGCGTACCAAAGGGCCTGGCACGCCGCACACCGAGAAGCGCAGCAGATTTATCGCGCCGAGCGTCGTGAGGAGAGGCGGGTCAAACATGCGGCCTACTATGCCGCTCACCGCGAGGAGCGACGGGCCTACAACGATGCGCACCGCGAAGAGCGGCAGGCGTATCAGCGGGCCCGCAACGCCGCCTGTCGTGAAGATCTGTCAGCTCGGGACCAGGCCAACACACGTATCCGGGGCTGGGCCAAGTGGTTCGACGGGTGTTCGCACTGTGGCTGCCGCATCGACCCGGCTGCCTTGGACCTGCATCACCGCAATCCGGCAGAGAAAGAGGTGGGGCTCTCGGCGGCAAACGGCTGGAAGCGCTGGTTCGCTGAGTACCTGAAGTGTGACGTGTTGTGCGCCAACTGTCACCGCATCGTTCATGCGGAGGAGAGGAGCAACTGACGATGAAGATAACGCTGTTTGGTGGCCACGGGTATCTCGGGTCGCACCTTGCGGCCGAGCTTCGGCACTTCGGGCATGACGTGCACCAGCTGGGGCGGGACCCGGCGGTGTGGACGGGGCTGGATGAGCCGGACAGATTTCTGCATCTCGCGTGCCCCCGCAACAAGCCGGGCGTCTGGTCGTGGCGCAAGGCGATGGAGGCCCATGCGACGGCCGTGGCATTGCAGCAGGACACGGGTACGCCGCCGGACCAGTGCCTGTTCATCAGCAGCCTCAGCGTGTTCGACAGCCCAGGAAATGAATACGGCCACTTTAAGGCCATGGCCGAGCGCGAGGTGCTGGCCCGGGGGTGGCGGGTGGCTCGGCTGCCCACACTGCTCGGAACGTGCGACGGTGTCAACCTCTATCGGCGTGACCTGGGACTGCACGAGATCGCGAACATGTTGGCCAACGACTGCCGTGCCACGGTCAACCCGGATGCGGTGCGGCACGTCGACTGGATCGGCCGGGTCGTGCGCGAGCTCGCGGCCTGGTGCAGTGCGCCGGTCGACTTCCCGAAGGTCTGGTCGCTGTCCGAGGGTGTCGTCGCCTTCGAGCAGATTGTCGGGCCGAGGGTAGCGGTGGTCAACGGGGAGCGGCAGACGTACGTCACGACGTGCGGCGAGCCCATGGTGATGTCCGACGTGCACCTGCTGCGGAAGCGGTTCAACGAGTTGGTAGCGGCGATCAAAGACAGGAGCGCAAAGTCATGTTGACAAACGAACGTAACACGGTTCTGGCCCCTCACCTGAGCTGGTCGCAGATCAGCCTGTTCATGCGCTGCGCCAAGGCGTACTACGAGAAGTACATCATGTGCGCCCCGCAGCGCCCGACGTACAGCCTGCTCTCGGGCAAGTCGGTGCACAAGGGCCTCGAGCTGCACAACCGGGAGCTCGCGCGCAACCGGCCGGGCATGAAGGTCAAGGACATCGTCGACGCCAGCGTGGCGGCGTTCGATGCGGCGCCTGACCTCGCTGAACTGGATGTGCCGGCGGCGAAGGGCCGGGATCAGCTGGTCGAGGACATCACCGACCCCGTCCGGTCGTACCTGGCGGATGTCGAGCCGAAGGACCTGGACTACGCCAAGCCGGCGGCCGAGGGCGACGTCGAGAAGGAGGTCTGGTTCGAGGTGGCGGGGCAGAAGTTCGTCGGCTATGTGGACGTGGTCCTGCCCGGCCTCGTCGTGGACTACAAGCTGCTCGGCCGGCTCAAGTCGGCGCAGGACGTCGAGAAGGACGGGCAACTGGTCCTGTACAGTCGGGCGCTCCAGCGTCCGGCGGCGTTCGTGCAGCTGGTCCGGGGCCGGGCGCGGACGACACTGACCAAGCAGACGATCAGCCCGGCCGTGTCCCGGGGCGTCATGAAGAGCATCGAGGATGCGGTCAGGAGCATCGAGATCGCGAAGCAGACCGGCCACTGGCCGCAGTGCGATGCCAAGAACTGGATGTGCGGGCCGACAACGTGCGAATATTTTAGAAAGTGTTACGCCGGCACCGGGGGGGACTATGGCACAAACGGCTGAACAGAAACGCGAATACCGGCGCGAGTACTATTGGCTGCACAGAGAGCAGTGCCTGGCGCAGAGCGCAAAGTGGTATCAGGAGCATAAGGCCGCAGTGCGCGTCTACAATCAGCGTCGGTACAGCGCCCAGATCGAACAAGCGCGCGAACAGTCCCGACAGTGGCACCGCGCCCATCGTGAATATTGTCGTCAGCGTTCGAGACAGATTCAGATAAAAATTCGGGACCAGGCGCTGGCTATCTACGGCGGGCGCTGTGATCGTTGTGGTGAGTCAACGCCGTGTTGTTTGCACTTCCACCACGTGGTGCCAATACGGGCGGATGCCCGAGAGCGCGACCGAATGCATGAATCGGGATGGCCGCTTCGCAGGAAGATTATCCGCGCCGGCCAGCGTCTGCCACAGTACCGGTTGTTGTGCGCCAACTGTCACGAGAAAGAACACGATCGCTTACAACGGGTGACGGAGCAGGCCGGATGTTCCGGTGTTGCAGCCGAGCCCACAGTCAAGTCCAAGGAGTCTCACCATGTCCGAGCGCGTCCAGTTTGAATCCTACGACATCGGAAAAGTCAATGCGCGGTACATCTCTGGGAAATCGTTGGCGGACGGCACGACGATCCGCGGCGCCATCCTAGGCGTGCGCCGGGAGGTCGTCGGCGATGAGTCAAAAGACGTTCTTTACCTTGAAGGTGTCCCACAAGGCCTGTGCCTCAACTCGACCAACCGCAAGTACCTCGTCGCCAAGCTCGGCGCGGTGACGGGCAACTGGGCCGGCGCCCTCATCGAGATCTACGGTGCGGAGGGCGCCTACAAGGGCGAGCCCTGCACCGTCGCCAAGGTCCGTCTCGTTCAGTAGCCCTCGCTCCTTTCTGCGTTCCTGTTTCCTGGGCCGGACAGCCGACCGCCCAAGTGCTGTCCGGCCCACTTTATTGATTGGGGAGAATATGGCTCAAGAAAAGTTGCGGTGCCCCCTCGAGAGCTGCCGGGAGGAGCTCAAGGGCTGGCGCTGTGAGCATCACGGTGACATCCGGGACCTCTTCCATCCCACGGGCATCAGCGACGAGGAGATCACCGACCTGCTGGTCAACCGGCTGAGCTGCTTCCTGGATGGTGACCGCAGCACGGTTGTCATGCCCGGCGTCAGTGGCCAGCGGCCGTGCGCCATCGAGACACACAAGCTGCAGCCCGACCGGCTGCAGGATTTTGTTACGCGCATCCAGGTGCGCTGCGGTGTGACGGACAAGCGGCTGAGCCGGCATCGGTTCAATGACTACGTTGTGCTGCAGCACGGCCTGCTGCTGACCCTGCCCCACGTCAAGATTGTAGGAGATCGACCCATGCTCTTCCGCCTCGAGGACGTCCACGCCGGCCGTGACGAACTGTACTGGCCGTTCCAGGACTCCAAGCTGAACTTCATGGTGCACCAGGTGCTGGGCTACTCCGGCCCAGGCTTCACGCCGAAGCGGACGGGCGCCCTGGAGGAGTTCGTGCACAGCGTGCGGTGTGCCGACGAGGACAGCGAGCAGGTGCTGTACGGCTGGATGATCGGCTCGGTGCTCCAATACGTCATCGGGCCGGGCGCCTCGCCGATACTCATGCTCTGCGCCAAGTCGCACAGCGTCGGGAAGACGACGACGGCGGACGTGCTGCGTGCCATCCTGGGCGGCGGGCTGGCCCTGCCCTGGACCAACGACATGAGCATGGACGACGTGCTGCGACAGCTGCTCGACCCGAGGGCCCGGTGCTTCTGCATCGACAACATCGTGCCCCCCAACGGCAGCCGGGTCTTCAACAACCACGTGGTCTGCAATCTGATCACCACGGAGAGTTTCCAGACCAAGCTGCTGTACGGCTCGGGGTTCATCAGCTCGGACAACTACGTGGCCTGGATGGGGACGGCGAACCTGCCCAGCTTCGCGAGCGACCTCCTGGCCCGCAGCTGCATCTGCGAGCTGTCGGACAAGCGCGTGCCCAAGACGGTAGGCTGGGCCGCACACTGGGCCAAGCGGCGGACCGAGGTCCTGGCCGACGCCATGGCCATCGCCATCGAGAACTGGCAGAAGGGTCCGTTCCCGGTGACGGGCAGGTTCAGGTTCACGAACTGGCTCAACTACGTGGCCCGGGCGATCCAGGCCGAGCCGATGACGCTGCCCCGCAACACGATCGTGCGGGCGCCGATCGAGCACTGCCTGGACGAGGTGTTCGCTGGGTCGGGCCAGGTCGAGCAGGTGAGCATGGCCGACGCTGTGCAGTTCATCAACAGTGCCGCGGTTGGTTGGTGCGGCACGACACGGCAGATTCAGACCGTCGAGGAAGACAGCATCAGAGCGGATCTGGCGGCTTACAACGCATTGTACAGCGTGCAAACGCGGGAGGGTACGGTATGGGTCGTGCGCGAAAAAGTGTGAAGCAGATGACGCCCGAGGAGAAGCGCGAGTACTGGCGGGAGCGCCGGCGCTTGAGCAGGGCGGGGTTGTGCAGCGGGTCGTGGGACGCTCGGCGCAACCCCGAGTTTCGGGAGTGGTGTCTTAAGCACAACCTGGAGCCGAATCGGACGGCGTGGAATCGCTTTCAATACGAAAGGGGCAAGCGATGAGCGAGAGCGCGTGGCTGCAGTTGATCGGTTGGGTGGCCACAATGGGCACGTCGATTGGGTACATGCGTGCCCGGCTCAATGACCTGGGGAAACACGTTGACCGGATGGAGGCCAAGGTCGACGTGGTGAAGGAAGTCTGCGACAAGTGCCTTGGGGAAAAGGCAGCGAAGGAGGCCAGGTGAAGGTTTTTTGTTTGGGCGACACCCATTTTCCACATCACGACGCCAAGGCCGTGGACTGGGCGCTGCGGATGTGCAAGAAGTTCAAGCCCGATCACGTCGTCCTGCTCGGCGACATCGCTGACCTGGACGCCGTGTGCCGGTTCCCGAAGTCGCTGAAGCGGGCCGCCGGCCTGGTCAACGAGATCTCCGAGGTCCAGCGCTGGCTGCAGCGCATGATGCCGGCCTTCGGGCGGGCGAAGGTCTCGCTCCTGGTCGGCAATCACGAGGCGCGCCTGTCGTCGTTCATAATGCGCAACGCCCGGGAGCTTGCCGACCTGCCGCAGCTGTCGCTCCGGGGGCTGCTCGGGTTTCCGGCCAGCTGGGACATTGTGCCCGACAAGCACGGCATCTTGCTCGACAAGGTCTTCATCACGCACGGGACCAGGTTCGCGCATGGTGTCACGCAGTCGAACCTGAACCGCTGGTCCGGACTAAGCTCGGTGCAGGGTCATAGCCATAGGGCCTCGATCGCGCACCGCGGGCTGCCCACGGGCAAGGTGCTGTCCGCCGCCGAGGCCGGCTGCTTGTGCCAGCTGTCGATGGGGTATGCGCCCCAGACAGACTGGTGCCACGCCGTCGTGACGATCACGAACGGCCGGGTGGAGCTCGTGCGCAAGTGATCACGCACCACAACGACACGTTCGGTTGGTTGGAGTTTTACCAGGAGGGTCCAGTGAATCGCAACTACATTCTGTTTGGCAGCAACACCGAGGTTGAGGAGCCGATGCTCGAGAAGGCCATCTGTCCAAGGGTCTACGACGACGTCAAGACGGCGACGGCGTGCGGCCTGAAGGTCCACGGCCCGTGGCGTGCGGGGTTCGAGTACATCCTCGCCCACCCTAATGAGTACTTCCTCCTCGTGTGCGGCATCTGCAGCACCCCGGCGAAGCGCATGGCGGGCATCGACAAGATCAACGCCAACCTGGCCGGCGCCAGCAACGTCACGTGGTACACGGTCAAGAGCTCGGATGCCAAGATCAGCCCGTTCGCCCGGATCGGCGTTGGTGCGCTGGTCTTGGATCGCTGCTACATCGCCCCCGACTGCGAGGTCGGCGACTTTGCGGCCATGCTCCCGGGCTCGGCGCTGTACCACCACAGCAGCATCGGCGAGGGCACGATTTTGGTCGGTGGCAGCGTCGTCCTTGGTCGGAGCCGGGTCGGCAGGGAGTGCTGGGTGTGCTCGCACGCCACGATCCTCCCGGACGGCTTCATCGCT containing:
- a CDS encoding DNA polymerase — translated: MKDWLALDCECVAWEGSRFVTVPEFVAGGLVTSVAPDEVMLFRDKEAMRAVVLRAAREGVEIVGHNLAFDLLVLGLVPELDWHVYDTMIADLLHRLSRDDCEDDHGPPRQRGLATLFGRELAGKGDTQLRFGEYRYAPLPAEYESYLREDVLATRWVYLDQQRWGGVPGGTSEMLRQVRASLALTRISMTGLPVDQIELARQQEVFGQELKRLQKELLGHGLYRPESRGPRGGLKKEGFEAKKFRRYMTDLAAARGLVLEQTDKGLVAIGEDALAPYRDDPVVSTWLAALDTQKIIGTFLNAWQDVERVHCRYNLLMRTGRTSCSDPNLQQVPSRGVRGGVKAVFVAPPGRVFYELDYAQLELCCLAQLTQGRMLELINAGKDLHRELGAVYFRKPAADVTKEERQLMKAANFGLPGGMGAKKFRSFIKSNGLPDPGETRTRDLINAWLEAYPEMEQWLAEGRGVNDRRVCRVWSGRDGESEAFTRACWEVALSRIGARSVPSHIYSSIVKGHGSPEVEAWVMGRDVVVTGGRRRYPVSYTEQRNTRFQGLAADLAKDALARIVLEGSEVATVHAFVHDSVLISVPDDDSREQRAGCIADSMLLAERRWLPSCRAGVEISGPGRSWLDAKNGPKQMKNQEVNRN
- a CDS encoding metallophosphoesterase; its protein translation is MKVFCLGDTHFPHHDAKAVDWALRMCKKFKPDHVVLLGDIADLDAVCRFPKSLKRAAGLVNEISEVQRWLQRMMPAFGRAKVSLLVGNHEARLSSFIMRNARELADLPQLSLRGLLGFPASWDIVPDKHGILLDKVFITHGTRFAHGVTQSNLNRWSGLSSVQGHSHRASIAHRGLPTGKVLSAAEAGCLCQLSMGYAPQTDWCHAVVTITNGRVELVRK
- a CDS encoding PD-(D/E)XK nuclease family protein; its protein translation is MLTNERNTVLAPHLSWSQISLFMRCAKAYYEKYIMCAPQRPTYSLLSGKSVHKGLELHNRELARNRPGMKVKDIVDASVAAFDAAPDLAELDVPAAKGRDQLVEDITDPVRSYLADVEPKDLDYAKPAAEGDVEKEVWFEVAGQKFVGYVDVVLPGLVVDYKLLGRLKSAQDVEKDGQLVLYSRALQRPAAFVQLVRGRARTTLTKQTISPAVSRGVMKSIEDAVRSIEIAKQTGHWPQCDAKNWMCGPTTCEYFRKCYAGTGGDYGTNG